A single window of Onychostoma macrolepis isolate SWU-2019 chromosome 16, ASM1243209v1, whole genome shotgun sequence DNA harbors:
- the si:ch211-113g11.6 gene encoding semaphorin-7A translates to MNLLILATLFSTVLAEKSPRLKFTVMESPRFRFMKPENYTTVYHQQETDVLYLGGQGVIYKLTFSDKGVHDTQIHAVMDENAKETCVSKSPAWKQECANFITVIERVGDSFVVCGTRAGAPKCWLLVNDSVLTDIPEETAASNILAPFPSQRSISLSADGNLYSALSAVAGQTGSIRRTYGSKKQLKTENKWLQNPQFAGAAVIPHTEKLKDEIYFFFSEVNSTASLDEEPYRARIGRVCMVDEGGLQNVLPNSWTTFLKARVMCGKAGTPVQYNIFKQAFVLSSHQRTGLIYGIFSNSWNTTVVCAYSIEDIDQAFSTSKLKGYNSPLSTPRPGTCAFRNNTQAHNQKILTVIKDHPEIEDMIIPVDEAPLDLPVQDHFTHIVADTVLAVNDEHYSIIYLGTEKGKVLKVLHAIEGAFIIAQYSLFHDDSPVINMAIDSKKGHLYIGTELEMQRIPLADCGRYGASCQECILSRDPYCAWDVSKKKCTAIPPDYNISTGTLVQTLDHSNASVCGYATAPKARSTIPKQVLVDKDGPVLLPCPVHSYHATYRWEKDNCIKQYPCTISGSSCVLAPTPELPLKEGVFRCMVEESGLQQEVVSYKLVFNGGPLSTSLASTLGSALLLAAAAQWLL, encoded by the exons ATGAATCTGCTCATACTGGCGACTCTTTTCTCAACGGTTTTGGCCGAGAAATCACCTCGGCTGAAATTCACCGTGATGG AGTCACCTCGGTTTCGCTTCATGAAACCGGAGAACTACACAACGGTTTACCACCAACAGGAAACTGATGTCCTGTATTTGGGGGGCCAAGGGGTCATCTATAAGCTCACCTTCAGTGATAAAGGAGTACATGACACGCAG ATCCATGCGGTAATGGATGAGAATGCAAAAGAGACATGTGTCTCCAAATCACCAGCATGGAAG CAAGAGTGTGCTAATTTCATCACAGTAATTGAGAGAGTTGGTGATTCGTTCGTGGTGTGTGGGACAAGAGCAGGTGCTCCTAAATGTTGGCTCCTG GTAAATGACAGTGTATTGACGGACATCCCGGAGGAAACAGCAGCATCTAACATCTTGGCACCTTTCCCTTCTCAGCGCTCCATCAGTCTGTCAGCAG ATGGGAATCTGTACTCTGCTCTGTCAGCGGTTGCAGGACAGACTGGCTCTATCCGTCGCACATATGGCTCCAAAAAGCAGCTGAAGACAGAAAATAAATGGTTACAGA ATCCCCAGTTTGCAGGAGCCGCTGTGATACCACACACAGAGAAACTCAAAGATGAGATCTATTTCTTCTTCAGTGAGGTCAACAGTACTGCCAGTCTAGATGAAGAGCCATACAGGGCTCGCATAGGGCGAGTCTGCATG GTTGATGAGGGAGGGCTTCAGAACGTGCTGCCGAACTCCTGGACTACGTTCCTGAAGGCACGTGTGATGTGTGGGAAAGCTGGAACTCCTGTACAGTACAATATTTTCAAGCAGGCTTTCGTTCTGTCCTCTCATCAACGCACTGGGTTGATATATGGCATCTTCTCCAATTCTTG GAATACCACCGTAGTGTGTGCCTACTCCATTGAAGACATTGACCAAGCCTTTTCTACATCCAAACTGAAGGGCTACAACTCACCTTTGTCAACTCCCCGTCCTGGAACG TGTGCTTTTAGGAATAACACTCAGGCTCATAACCAGAAGATCCTGACTGTGATCAAGGATCACCCTGAGATTGAGGACATGATCATCCCGGTCGACGAAGCTCCTCTAGACCTGCCCGTTCAAGACCACTTTACACATATTGTGGCAGACACAGTCTTGGCTGTCAATGATGAACACTACAGCATCATTTATCTGGGCACAG AGAAGGGAAAAGTCCTGAAGGTGCTGCATGCCATAGAAGGAGCCTTTATCATAGCACAGTACTCTTTATTCCACGATGATAGTCCCGTCATCAACATGGCCATCGACTCTAAAAAG GGTCATCTCTATATTGGCACAGAGCTTGAGATGCAGCGCATCCCCCTGGCTGACTGTGGCCGTTACGGAGCCAGCTGCCAGGAATGCATCCTTTCACGAGATCCATATTGTGCGTGGGATGTGTCCAAGAAGAAATGTACTGCAATCCCACCAGACTACAACATTAGCACTGG AACCCTTGTTCAGACCCTTGACCACTCCAATGCCTCGGTCTGTGGCTATGCTACAG CTCCTAAAGCACGTAGCACCATCCCCAAACAGGTTTTAGTGGATAAAGATGGGCCCGTCCTGCTACCGTGCCCCGTGCACTCCTATCATGCCACTTACCGCTGGGAGAAAGACAACTGCATCAAGCAATATCCTTGCACCATCTCCGGCTCCTCATGTGTGCTGGCGCCCACCCCTGAACTACCTCTGAAAGAGGGCGTGTTCCGCTGCATGGTGGAGGAGAGCGGCCTGCAACAGGAGGTGGTGTCCTACAAGCTGGTGTTCAACGGTGGGCCCCTCTCCACCTCGCTAGCCTCCACCCTGGGGTCGGCTCTGCTGCTGGCTGCCGCAGCACAGTGGCTCCTGTAG